The following coding sequences are from one Ficedula albicollis isolate OC2 chromosome 14, FicAlb1.5, whole genome shotgun sequence window:
- the TMEM186 gene encoding transmembrane protein 186 — protein MSSLYVSKVCPLGLQGEMRAQTPVSCQNTGLRLQRAGACALLSAWLCTVRTKVCTAPAFGRCLQKELWTRSWRREDSSLPRIFGSWECLQSQTQRAHGVSNYLRRPRELSVCLSHSAPAAVVQQKAVDGSTEEFKLVYRFPGIKYCRVLSRLKLLQTATSMIMLPPICYLYLQDQVSQNILFYTTGIAVFAGAMLYGMSYFFRRIIGLIYLSETGQTVRVAHLTFWGRRNDIYCPIETVVTLDEVGDSKNELLHQFKRYNSTDTLYFTIKYGQIVDREKFTQIFGELV, from the exons ATGAGCTCACTTTATGTTAGCAAAGTTTGCCCTCTCGGTCTGCAGGGAGAGATGCGAGCACAAACACCAGTTTCCTGCCAGAACACAGGTTTAAGGTTACAGCGAGCTGGGGCTTGTGCTTTGCTGTCT GCTTGGCTCTGCACAGTTAGGACTAAAGTCTGCACGGCACCAGCTTTTGGGAGATGTCTGCAGAAGGAGCTCTGGACAAGGTCATGGAGAAGGGAAGATTCCAGCCTGCCCCGGATTTTTGGCTCGTGGGAGTGTCTGCAGTCACAAACCCAGCGAGCTCATGGTGTCAGTAATTACCTCAGGAGACCACGAGagctgtctgtgtgtctgtcccactcggcccctgctgctgtggtcCAACAGAAGGCTGTGGATGGGAGCACAGAAGAGTTCAAACTGGTCTACAGGTTCCCAGGGATAAAATACTGCAGGGTCCTGTCGAGACTGAAGCTGTTGCAGACTGCCACCTCCATGATCATGCTGCCTCCCATCTGCTACCTCTACCTGCAGGACCAGGTGTCTCAGAATATCCTCTTCTATACAACTGGCATCGCTGTCTTTGCTGGGGCAATGTTGTATGGTATGAGCTACTTTTTCAGAAGAATTATTGGATTAATCTACTTAAGTGAAACGGGACAAACTGTCAGAGTGGCCCACTTGACATTTTGGGGAAGACGTAATGATATTTACTGTCCCATAGAGACAGTGGTGACTTTGGATGAAGTTGGAGATAGCAAGAATGAGCTACTTCACCAGTTCAAACGGTATAACAGTACAGATACTTTGTATTTTACAATTAAGTATGGCCAAATTGTGGACAGAGAGAAATTTACTCAAATATTTGGAGAACTTGTGTGA